One genomic window of Acidovorax radicis includes the following:
- a CDS encoding DEAD/DEAH box helicase produces the protein MHCAVPVVEWSGHNHCPVTRPGDPSSHSAEPIPPRLDRQTVIAAWVAALRRQADATALKALPPLTDAEAARVMGQMRGDDTDTASAPAQRPVLPPGMAPGHFQPRITLITLGRGDGLLGLKPQGKMGPRGDSVTLVQIDWTYRTDSGATWQTPAPTSILNARPAPVQDLFDTGGPVVRMQRNLAAESDAMDRMWDLGLIPVDPSKLQWRHRAAAATLGPVWTLAQEAQFGDFWAEQIPQLRAEGWSVVVHPGFAHESVPVQRWKLLIAPDTGEVLGKEVDGPLASRERPVQKLMLPEREGAWLLSLGIEIDGQTLDLAPMLADLLRRDARWLNAQQMAAIDDIAIISLRAPGGKRIDAPAGPLKAIVGAMVDLLTDPTRNQRKDGDPLHLGAWEARRIEALRAGLVLAHRVGTVNGWNNDWQLQGDAGLTQLAKRLRTIGTPQPVAAPQGLQVQLRPYQLEGLAWMQYLRAQGLGGILADDMGLGKTAQALAHVLAEKEAGRLTRPALVVLPTSLLFNWQAEAARMAPGLRVLALHGASRGQRYLQIADHDLVLTTYPLLWRDVDALAAQPFHLLILDEAQMVKNAGSRSARALRKLQAPHLLCLTGTPLENHLGELWAQFDFLMPGFLGDVRSFNARWRKPIEENGETLRAQLLAQRVRPFILRRRKQDVATELPPRTETILRVQLQGKQRELYEAVRTTADKQVRRALERQSFDGAQITILDALLKLRQVCCDPRLVKGTTKTAQTMERAKLELLANLLPALVDEGRRVLVFSQFTEMLGLAAELLDTLALPYLTLTGQTPPRQRGAVVKRFQAKDETSAPILLVSLKAGGLGLNLTAADTVIHLDPWWNPAVEEQATARAHRIGQDQPVFVYKLVVEGSIEERMLELQARKAALAQGVLGHDTEGAVKFSEADLHALLAPLTEPANNPLGIPGEDALRWGGTGKRRPRPLQPPEV, from the coding sequence ATGCACTGCGCCGTGCCGGTGGTCGAGTGGTCCGGGCACAATCATTGCCCAGTGACACGCCCCGGTGACCCTTCCTCCCATTCCGCAGAACCCATTCCACCGCGCTTGGACCGCCAGACGGTGATCGCCGCCTGGGTGGCCGCCCTGCGCCGCCAGGCCGATGCCACAGCGCTCAAGGCCCTGCCCCCGCTGACGGACGCCGAGGCTGCGCGCGTGATGGGGCAGATGCGGGGCGACGATACAGATACCGCATCAGCCCCCGCCCAGCGCCCGGTCCTGCCGCCCGGCATGGCCCCCGGCCACTTCCAACCGCGCATCACGCTCATAACCCTGGGCCGGGGCGATGGGCTGCTGGGCCTCAAGCCGCAGGGCAAGATGGGGCCGCGCGGCGACAGCGTGACGCTGGTGCAGATTGACTGGACCTACCGCACCGACAGCGGCGCCACCTGGCAGACGCCTGCCCCCACCTCCATCCTCAACGCGCGCCCTGCCCCGGTGCAAGACCTGTTCGACACCGGCGGCCCGGTGGTGCGCATGCAGCGCAATCTGGCGGCTGAATCCGATGCCATGGACCGCATGTGGGACCTGGGCCTGATCCCCGTGGATCCCAGCAAGCTGCAATGGCGCCACCGCGCTGCTGCCGCCACGCTGGGCCCCGTATGGACGCTGGCGCAGGAGGCGCAGTTTGGTGACTTCTGGGCCGAGCAGATCCCGCAGCTGCGCGCCGAGGGCTGGAGCGTGGTGGTGCACCCCGGCTTTGCGCACGAAAGCGTGCCCGTACAGCGCTGGAAGCTGCTGATCGCCCCCGACACCGGTGAGGTGCTGGGCAAGGAGGTGGATGGCCCGCTGGCTTCACGCGAACGCCCCGTGCAAAAGCTCATGCTGCCCGAGCGCGAAGGCGCCTGGCTGCTGAGCCTGGGCATCGAAATCGACGGGCAGACGCTGGACCTGGCCCCTATGCTGGCCGACCTGCTGCGCCGCGACGCCCGCTGGCTCAACGCGCAGCAAATGGCCGCCATTGATGACATCGCCATCATTTCGCTGCGCGCCCCGGGCGGCAAACGCATTGACGCACCCGCGGGCCCGCTCAAGGCCATCGTGGGCGCCATGGTGGATCTGCTGACCGACCCGACACGGAATCAGCGCAAGGACGGCGACCCGCTGCACCTGGGCGCGTGGGAGGCCCGCCGCATCGAAGCCCTGCGCGCCGGGCTGGTGTTGGCGCACCGCGTGGGCACGGTCAATGGCTGGAACAACGACTGGCAGCTGCAGGGCGACGCGGGACTGACCCAGCTCGCCAAGCGCCTGCGCACCATCGGCACCCCGCAGCCGGTGGCTGCACCCCAGGGTCTGCAGGTGCAACTGCGCCCGTACCAGCTCGAAGGCCTGGCTTGGATGCAATACCTGCGCGCCCAAGGCCTGGGCGGCATATTGGCCGACGACATGGGCCTGGGCAAAACCGCGCAGGCCCTGGCCCATGTGCTGGCAGAGAAAGAGGCCGGCCGCCTCACCCGCCCCGCCCTGGTGGTGCTGCCCACCTCGCTGCTCTTCAATTGGCAGGCCGAGGCCGCGCGCATGGCCCCCGGCCTGCGTGTGCTGGCACTGCACGGCGCGAGCCGGGGCCAGCGCTATCTGCAGATCGCCGACCACGACCTGGTGCTGACCACCTACCCGCTGCTCTGGCGCGATGTGGACGCGCTGGCGGCCCAGCCGTTTCACCTGCTGATCCTGGACGAAGCGCAGATGGTGAAAAACGCCGGCAGCCGCAGTGCCCGCGCCCTGCGCAAGCTGCAGGCGCCGCACCTGCTGTGCCTGACCGGCACGCCGCTGGAAAACCACTTGGGCGAGCTGTGGGCGCAGTTCGACTTTTTGATGCCCGGGTTTCTGGGCGATGTGCGCAGCTTCAACGCCCGCTGGCGCAAGCCCATCGAGGAAAATGGCGAAACCCTGCGCGCCCAGTTGCTGGCGCAGCGCGTGCGCCCCTTCATCCTGCGCCGCCGCAAGCAGGACGTGGCCACCGAGCTGCCGCCGCGCACAGAAACCATCTTGCGGGTGCAACTGCAGGGCAAGCAGCGCGAGCTGTACGAGGCCGTGCGCACCACCGCCGACAAGCAGGTGCGCCGCGCACTGGAGCGCCAGAGCTTTGACGGCGCGCAGATCACCATCCTCGATGCACTGCTGAAACTGCGCCAGGTCTGCTGCGACCCGCGCTTGGTGAAAGGCACCACGAAAACTGCGCAAACGATGGAGCGCGCCAAGCTCGAACTGCTGGCCAACCTGTTGCCCGCCCTGGTCGATGAAGGCCGCCGCGTGCTGGTGTTCTCGCAGTTCACCGAAATGCTGGGCTTGGCGGCCGAGCTGCTCGACACCCTGGCCCTGCCCTACCTCACCCTCACGGGCCAGACGCCGCCGCGCCAGCGCGGAGCCGTAGTGAAACGCTTTCAGGCAAAGGACGAGACCAGCGCCCCCATCCTGCTGGTGAGCCTCAAGGCCGGTGGCTTGGGCCTGAACCTCACGGCCGCCGACACCGTGATCCACCTGGACCCCTGGTGGAACCCCGCCGTGGAAGAACAGGCCACCGCCCGCGCCCACCGCATCGGGCAGGACCAGCCGGTGTTCGTCTACAAGCTGGTGGTGGAAGGCAGCATCGAAGAGCGCATGCTGGAGCTGCAGGCCCGCAAGGCTGCCTTGGCCCAGGGCGTGCTGGGCCACGACACCGAGGGCGCGGTCAAGTTCAGCGAGGCCGACCTGCACGCCCTGCTGGCGCCACTGACCGAGCCAGCCAACAACCCGCTGGGCATACCAGGCGAAGACGCGCTGCGCTGGGGCGGCACCGGCAAACGGCGGCCTCGGCCGCTGCAGCCGCCTGAAGTTTGA
- a CDS encoding adenylate/guanylate cyclase domain-containing protein, with protein MPSTAPVDDDTPAQHDKAYLRRLLSARNQMPGCTATVDAAIEQAFVRRVAILVLDMCGFSRITQSHGIIHFLAMIHQMEQAARPAIEGNGGEVIKQEADNLFAVFAAPEQALEAALDTLRALDAMNAVLPPERALHVSAGIGYGATLVIANEDLFGAEVNGACKLGEDIAATNEILLTRAAHVCLPPGHYACVATEHHLSGLHLQAHRFERCLFERPLGNMSPHGALQP; from the coding sequence ATGCCATCCACGGCCCCCGTAGACGACGACACCCCGGCGCAGCACGATAAGGCTTATCTGCGACGCCTGCTGTCTGCCCGCAACCAGATGCCGGGGTGCACGGCCACCGTGGACGCCGCCATCGAACAGGCATTTGTACGCCGTGTCGCCATCCTCGTGCTGGACATGTGTGGCTTTTCGCGCATTACACAAAGCCACGGCATCATTCATTTTCTGGCGATGATCCACCAAATGGAGCAGGCTGCCCGCCCCGCTATTGAGGGCAATGGCGGTGAGGTCATCAAGCAGGAGGCCGACAACCTGTTTGCTGTGTTTGCCGCGCCCGAGCAGGCGCTGGAAGCGGCACTGGACACGCTGCGCGCGCTTGACGCCATGAATGCCGTGCTCCCTCCCGAGCGCGCCCTCCACGTGAGTGCAGGCATCGGCTATGGCGCCACGCTCGTCATTGCCAATGAGGACCTGTTTGGCGCCGAAGTGAATGGCGCCTGCAAACTGGGCGAAGACATCGCAGCGACCAACGAAATTCTGCTCACACGGGCCGCACATGTCTGTTTGCCGCCCGGCCACTATGCGTGTGTAGCAACCGAACACCACCTCTCAGGCCTGCACCTGCAGGCGCACCGCTTTGAGCGCTGCCTGTTTGAACGTCCTTTGGGCAACATGTCGCCTCATGGGGCCTTGCAGCCATAA
- a CDS encoding 2OG-Fe(II) oxygenase yields MSAVALPTPATAADGAWPQRAAALDWHAATEALHQQGNAVLPHLLCATECAALARLYGHAGETTFRSRVVMQRHGFGQGEYRYFSYPLPDVVASLREALYPHLAPIANQWNTAMGIDVRYPARHADFMARCHAAGQVRPTPLLLQYAAGDYNCLHQDLYGEHVFPLQVAVLLSEPGDDFTGGEFVLTEQRPRMQSRAEVVPLQRGDAVVFAVHHRPVQGTRGPYRVQMRHGVSRLRSGQRHTLGIIFHDAE; encoded by the coding sequence ATGAGCGCTGTGGCGCTTCCCACACCAGCCACCGCAGCAGATGGGGCTTGGCCCCAGCGCGCGGCCGCCCTCGACTGGCATGCCGCCACTGAGGCCCTGCACCAGCAGGGCAACGCGGTGCTACCCCACCTGCTGTGCGCCACCGAATGCGCCGCGCTGGCCCGGCTGTACGGCCATGCGGGTGAAACCACCTTTCGCAGCCGTGTGGTGATGCAGCGCCATGGGTTTGGCCAGGGCGAATACCGGTATTTCAGCTACCCGCTGCCCGATGTGGTGGCCAGTCTGCGCGAGGCGCTGTACCCCCACCTGGCCCCCATCGCCAACCAATGGAACACCGCGATGGGCATCGACGTGCGCTACCCCGCGCGGCATGCCGACTTCATGGCCCGCTGCCACGCCGCAGGCCAGGTGCGCCCTACCCCGCTGCTGCTGCAATACGCCGCAGGCGACTACAACTGCCTGCACCAGGACCTGTATGGCGAGCATGTGTTCCCGCTGCAGGTGGCGGTGCTGCTGTCAGAGCCGGGGGACGACTTCACGGGCGGCGAATTCGTGCTGACCGAGCAGCGCCCGCGCATGCAGTCGCGGGCCGAGGTAGTGCCGCTGCAGCGCGGCGACGCCGTGGTGTTTGCCGTGCACCACCGCCCCGTGCAAGGCACGCGCGGGCCATACCGCGTACAGATGCGCCATGGCGTGAGCCGGTTGCGCAGCGGGCAGCGGCACACGCTGGGCATCATCTTTCATGACGCAGAGTGA
- a CDS encoding EVE domain-containing protein: MPQSIQPTPSSAPRYWLMKSEPDECSIDDALAAPGATVPWTGVRNYQARNFMRDAMQVGDGVLFYHSSCPEPGIAGIARVASGVRPDPTQFDPTSPYHDPQSPAHTPRWLLLDVQALRKTRLMPLAEMREHPALAEMRVLQKGSRLSITPVTPHEWDAITRALQDQTG, from the coding sequence ATGCCACAGTCCATCCAACCCACTCCATCTTCGGCTCCTCGCTACTGGCTCATGAAGTCCGAACCCGATGAGTGCTCCATCGACGACGCCCTGGCCGCGCCCGGCGCCACGGTGCCCTGGACCGGCGTGCGCAACTACCAGGCGCGCAACTTCATGCGCGATGCGATGCAGGTGGGTGACGGCGTGCTGTTCTACCACTCCAGCTGCCCCGAGCCCGGCATCGCCGGCATTGCACGGGTGGCGTCTGGCGTGCGGCCCGACCCCACGCAGTTCGACCCCACATCGCCTTACCACGACCCTCAGTCGCCAGCTCACACGCCCCGCTGGCTGCTGCTGGATGTGCAGGCGCTGCGCAAGACGCGCCTGATGCCGCTGGCTGAAATGCGCGAACACCCGGCTCTGGCCGAGATGCGGGTGCTGCAAAAAGGCAGCCGGCTGTCGATCACGCCCGTCACGCCGCACGAGTGGGACGCCATCACGCGGGCACTACAGGATCAGACGGGGTGA
- the alkB gene encoding DNA oxidative demethylase AlkB has translation MTASLFDDPPQPAQPPEVLEPGAMVLRSFALAQAADLLAAVQQITSQASFRHLITPGGLRMSVAMTNCGALGWVSDRSGYRYDPIDPESGQAWPAMPPLFRQLALDAAHAAGFPGFAPDACLINRYAPGTRLSLHQDRDEGNYAHPIVSVSLGIPALFLWGGAQRADKTRRIALLHGDVVVWGGPARLRFHGVLPLPEASHALTGAHRINITFRKAR, from the coding sequence ATGACCGCAAGCCTGTTCGACGACCCGCCCCAGCCCGCCCAGCCGCCCGAGGTGCTGGAGCCCGGCGCCATGGTGCTGCGCAGCTTTGCGCTGGCGCAGGCGGCAGACTTGCTGGCCGCAGTGCAGCAGATCACATCCCAGGCGTCCTTCAGGCACCTCATCACGCCCGGCGGCCTGCGCATGTCGGTGGCCATGACCAACTGCGGTGCGCTCGGCTGGGTCAGTGACCGCAGTGGCTACCGCTATGACCCCATCGACCCAGAGAGCGGCCAGGCCTGGCCTGCCATGCCGCCGCTGTTTCGCCAGCTGGCGCTCGATGCGGCCCACGCAGCGGGCTTCCCCGGCTTTGCGCCCGATGCGTGCCTCATCAACCGCTATGCCCCCGGCACGCGGCTGTCGTTGCACCAGGACCGCGACGAAGGCAACTACGCCCACCCTATCGTGTCGGTGTCGCTGGGCATTCCGGCACTGTTCCTGTGGGGCGGCGCACAGCGGGCTGATAAAACCCGGCGCATTGCGTTGTTGCATGGCGATGTGGTGGTCTGGGGTGGCCCGGCGAGGCTGCGTTTTCATGGGGTGCTGCCGCTGCCCGAGGCCAGTCACGCCCTGACGGGCGCCCACCGTATCAACATCACCTTTCGCAAGGCGCGGTGA
- a CDS encoding Bug family tripartite tricarboxylate transporter substrate binding protein — protein MKPLFNAPLVVNGRRTLMATIVAASLGTPCAIAQAQTAGSAAYPSKAVRIIVGFPAGTGPDIVARLLAQKLSEGWGNLGVIVDNKPGAGGLIAASEAARAAPDGYTLMLGETGQLSIAPSSYNKLPYDPAKDFVPVSQVVTSDFVLLVNPQKVPARNVKDFVDWTKQQKGLFLATFGAGTPGHFGAYMFGDAVKLKPEPVHYKNTSDALGGLFSGDVQGVFASVGLAAPNVKAGKLVALGSTGAARTNILPDVPTIKEQGYANLEFSSWFGIVAPAKTPPDIIAKLNADIVKAVQSPEGQTKMEEAGFRVTGTSQQDFARTIAADTVTWGKAVAATGFKAD, from the coding sequence ATGAAGCCTCTTTTCAACGCACCCCTGGTCGTGAATGGTCGCCGCACCTTGATGGCGACCATCGTGGCTGCCAGCCTGGGCACCCCCTGCGCGATTGCGCAGGCGCAGACCGCCGGGAGTGCCGCCTACCCGAGCAAAGCGGTGCGCATCATCGTGGGCTTTCCCGCAGGCACGGGGCCGGACATCGTGGCGCGCCTGCTGGCGCAAAAACTCTCGGAAGGCTGGGGCAACCTGGGGGTGATCGTGGACAACAAGCCTGGCGCTGGGGGTTTGATCGCCGCCAGCGAGGCCGCGCGTGCAGCACCCGATGGCTACACGTTGATGCTGGGAGAAACCGGCCAGCTCAGCATTGCCCCCAGCAGCTACAACAAGCTGCCCTACGACCCTGCCAAGGATTTCGTGCCCGTGAGCCAGGTGGTCACCTCTGACTTTGTGCTCCTGGTCAATCCGCAGAAGGTGCCCGCGCGCAACGTGAAAGACTTCGTGGACTGGACTAAACAGCAAAAAGGCCTGTTTCTTGCCACGTTTGGTGCAGGCACCCCGGGGCATTTTGGCGCCTATATGTTTGGCGATGCGGTCAAACTCAAGCCTGAGCCCGTGCATTACAAGAACACATCGGATGCGCTCGGTGGCCTGTTCAGCGGCGATGTACAAGGCGTTTTTGCCAGCGTCGGGTTGGCAGCTCCCAACGTCAAGGCCGGCAAACTCGTTGCCTTGGGAAGCACGGGCGCCGCGCGCACCAATATCCTGCCCGATGTCCCCACCATCAAGGAGCAGGGGTATGCCAACCTGGAGTTTTCGTCATGGTTCGGTATCGTCGCGCCGGCGAAAACCCCGCCCGACATCATCGCCAAACTCAACGCAGACATCGTGAAAGCCGTGCAGTCTCCCGAAGGTCAGACAAAGATGGAAGAGGCGGGCTTTCGCGTGACGGGCACCAGCCAGCAGGACTTTGCACGCACCATTGCGGCCGACACCGTCACCTGGGGCAAAGCCGTGGCCGCAACGGGGTTCAAGGCCGACTAG
- a CDS encoding C40 family peptidase, translating into MSRWFCTLLLACAATAQAAPALTSHDDIDRLIAEKGLLTRFEDVGHKVADKAHSVADRASDLVSNAMGFLGVPYKRGGNSVETGFDCSGFVRAMYEQTVGLLLPRRADQQAAATQIIDKKELQPGDLVFFNTMRRSFSHVGIYVGDGKFIHAPRSGTEIRVEDMGISYWARRFNGARRVNPPETVANAPAAQQ; encoded by the coding sequence ATGTCCAGATGGTTTTGCACTCTTCTTCTTGCCTGCGCGGCCACCGCACAGGCCGCACCAGCCCTCACCAGCCATGACGATATCGATCGTCTGATTGCAGAAAAAGGGCTCTTGACGCGGTTTGAAGATGTCGGCCACAAGGTGGCAGACAAGGCCCACAGCGTTGCCGACCGAGCGTCTGATCTGGTGAGCAATGCCATGGGTTTTCTGGGCGTGCCCTACAAACGGGGCGGCAACAGTGTAGAGACCGGTTTTGACTGCAGCGGTTTTGTCCGCGCCATGTATGAACAAACCGTGGGCCTCCTGTTGCCCCGCCGGGCGGATCAGCAAGCCGCAGCAACCCAGATCATCGACAAAAAAGAACTGCAGCCCGGCGATCTCGTTTTCTTCAACACCATGCGCCGCAGTTTCAGCCATGTCGGTATTTACGTGGGCGACGGGAAATTCATCCATGCCCCCCGCAGCGGCACTGAAATCCGGGTGGAAGACATGGGCATCTCCTACTGGGCCCGCCGCTTCAATGGCGCCCGCCGGGTAAATCCCCCCGAAACCGTGGCTAACGCGCCAGCCGCGCAGCAATAA
- a CDS encoding GlsB/YeaQ/YmgE family stress response membrane protein: MFSLLGMLLIGLVVGFIARAIKPGDDKLGWIMTALLGVAGSFLASYVGTAMGWYAQGDTAGWIASVVGAVVLLVLYGLVKSKT, encoded by the coding sequence ATGTTTTCACTACTGGGGATGCTATTGATCGGTCTGGTCGTCGGCTTCATCGCTCGCGCCATCAAGCCTGGCGACGACAAGCTGGGCTGGATCATGACAGCGCTTTTGGGCGTCGCGGGCTCATTCTTGGCAAGCTACGTCGGCACGGCCATGGGTTGGTATGCGCAGGGCGACACGGCGGGCTGGATCGCCTCGGTGGTCGGTGCAGTCGTGCTGCTGGTGTTGTACGGCCTGGTCAAGAGCAAGACGTGA
- a CDS encoding helix-turn-helix transcriptional regulator: protein MRQWILSTPAAPSRQAAIGSAAHALAGMVQRLGEPGFAPSLLDELVPVLPAASWSVYRTGHRCKPTLFMSASRGVPDTTQDCWWAYLSGPYRRDRTWGRAFEDAPAERLTRLCHVTATEVEGEHRARVYEAHGVAERVSVADYESDGSVFAVNFYRHQHQVPFRDGQISDFEAVAPVLLALARKHIALARPQAMPAVQDHPDADEVLRPALAALPQGLPALRERLLRLQPDLTDRELDVCARVLQGMTHEGIAADLGLGVPTIKTYRNRAFARLGIHFRNELFAKVLGR from the coding sequence ATGAGGCAATGGATCCTCTCCACACCTGCCGCTCCCAGCCGGCAGGCCGCCATCGGCTCGGCCGCGCATGCCCTGGCCGGCATGGTGCAGCGCCTGGGCGAGCCCGGTTTTGCACCCAGCCTGCTCGACGAGCTGGTGCCCGTGCTGCCAGCGGCCTCATGGTCCGTGTACCGCACCGGGCACCGCTGCAAGCCCACCTTGTTCATGTCCGCCAGCCGGGGCGTGCCTGACACCACGCAGGACTGCTGGTGGGCCTACCTTTCCGGCCCCTACCGCCGCGACCGCACCTGGGGCCGCGCATTCGAAGACGCGCCCGCAGAGCGCCTGACCCGCCTGTGCCACGTAACCGCCACCGAAGTCGAAGGCGAGCACCGAGCCCGTGTCTACGAAGCGCATGGCGTGGCCGAGCGTGTTTCGGTGGCCGACTATGAAAGCGACGGTTCGGTCTTCGCGGTCAATTTCTACCGCCACCAGCACCAGGTGCCCTTCCGCGATGGCCAGATCAGCGACTTCGAGGCCGTTGCCCCGGTGCTGCTGGCCCTGGCGCGCAAGCACATCGCGCTGGCGCGCCCGCAGGCCATGCCAGCCGTGCAAGACCATCCCGACGCGGATGAGGTGCTGCGGCCTGCCCTGGCCGCCCTCCCCCAGGGCCTGCCGGCCTTGCGCGAGCGCCTGCTGCGCCTGCAGCCAGACCTCACGGACCGCGAACTCGACGTCTGTGCCCGCGTGCTGCAGGGCATGACGCACGAAGGCATCGCGGCCGACCTGGGCCTGGGCGTGCCCACGATCAAGACCTACCGCAACCGGGCCTTTGCCCGCCTGGGCATCCACTTTCGCAACGAACTGTTTGCAAAAGTCCTGGGCCGCTGA
- a CDS encoding DUF3237 domain-containing protein: MSDLLPLPEPRLTFFADLRVQVGQPQEVGQTVHGLRRLIPITGGMATGDGWTARVLPGGADFQLIVNERLSELDARYVLETDGGDFIYVHNQAVRSGPPELIARLVRGEAVDPGAIYFRCSPRFETASPALAWIAERMFVGSGARYPDSVAMRFFELA; encoded by the coding sequence ATGTCCGACCTGCTGCCCTTGCCAGAACCCCGCTTGACTTTTTTTGCCGACTTGCGCGTGCAGGTGGGCCAGCCCCAGGAGGTTGGCCAGACGGTGCATGGCCTGCGACGGCTGATTCCGATTACCGGCGGCATGGCCACGGGCGACGGCTGGACCGCCCGGGTACTGCCTGGTGGCGCGGATTTCCAGCTCATCGTGAACGAGCGGCTCTCCGAGCTCGATGCGCGCTACGTGCTGGAGACCGATGGCGGCGACTTCATCTACGTGCACAACCAAGCGGTGCGCTCGGGCCCGCCGGAGCTGATCGCGCGGCTGGTGCGCGGTGAAGCGGTGGATCCGGGGGCGATTTACTTTCGCTGCAGCCCGCGCTTCGAGACCGCCTCGCCCGCGCTGGCCTGGATAGCCGAGCGCATGTTCGTGGGCTCTGGCGCGCGCTACCCGGACTCGGTAGCCATGCGTTTCTTTGAGTTGGCCTGA
- the ada gene encoding bifunctional DNA-binding transcriptional regulator/O6-methylguanine-DNA methyltransferase Ada: MPTRNPPSAKAAQATATQADPRWAAVAARSAAADGSFWYSVQTTGVYCRPSCAARTPRPENVRFHASCDDAERAGFRPCQRCKPRQATPLSHHAALVTEACRIIESASPGEAPTLDALAARVGLSASHLHRIFKQATGLTPKAYAVAQRAQRLRSALDSQQTASVTDAIYGAGYQSSSRFYEQSAQVLGMRPSHYRARGAAQDIRFAIGQCSLGAILVAQSDRGICAILLGDDPEALLRELQDRFAQAHLIGGDAAFEALVAQVVAFVEAPGLGLNLPLDVRGTAFQQRVWQVLQTIPAGQTASYAEVAQRIGSPTAVRAVAQACAANALAVAIPCHRVVKSNGALSGYRWGVERKQALLTRESATEPTQPLVEKVA; encoded by the coding sequence ATGCCAACCCGCAACCCCCCCTCTGCCAAGGCCGCGCAGGCCACCGCCACCCAAGCCGACCCACGCTGGGCCGCAGTGGCGGCGCGCAGTGCGGCGGCGGATGGCAGCTTCTGGTACTCGGTGCAGACCACGGGCGTGTATTGCCGTCCCAGTTGCGCGGCGCGCACGCCACGGCCAGAGAACGTGCGGTTTCATGCCAGCTGCGACGACGCAGAACGCGCCGGGTTTCGCCCCTGCCAACGCTGCAAGCCACGCCAGGCCACCCCGCTGTCGCACCACGCGGCGCTGGTCACAGAGGCCTGCCGCATCATCGAAAGCGCCTCGCCCGGTGAAGCCCCCACGCTCGATGCACTGGCGGCGCGGGTGGGGCTGAGTGCATCGCACCTGCACCGCATCTTCAAGCAGGCCACCGGACTCACCCCCAAGGCCTACGCGGTGGCCCAGCGTGCACAGCGGCTGCGCAGCGCGCTCGACAGCCAGCAGACGGCCTCGGTGACCGACGCCATCTATGGCGCGGGCTATCAGTCCAGCAGCCGGTTTTATGAACAATCGGCCCAGGTGCTGGGCATGCGCCCCAGCCACTACCGTGCACGCGGTGCAGCCCAGGACATCCGCTTTGCCATTGGCCAGTGCTCGCTGGGCGCCATTCTGGTGGCGCAAAGCGACCGGGGCATCTGCGCGATTTTGCTGGGGGATGACCCCGAGGCGCTGCTGCGCGAGCTGCAGGACCGGTTTGCGCAGGCCCACCTGATCGGCGGCGACGCCGCGTTTGAAGCCTTGGTGGCGCAGGTGGTGGCGTTTGTCGAGGCCCCGGGCCTGGGGCTGAACCTGCCGCTGGATGTGCGTGGCACGGCGTTCCAGCAGCGGGTGTGGCAGGTGCTGCAAACCATTCCCGCCGGGCAGACGGCCAGCTACGCCGAGGTGGCCCAGCGCATCGGCAGCCCCACGGCTGTGCGCGCCGTGGCGCAAGCCTGTGCGGCCAACGCGCTGGCGGTGGCCATCCCCTGCCACCGGGTGGTGAAAAGCAATGGCGCGCTGTCGGGCTACCGCTGGGGCGTAGAGCGCAAGCAGGCGCTATTGACGCGCGAATCCGCTACGGAACCTACCCAGCCGCTGGTGGAGAAGGTGGCATGA